One Cucumis sativus cultivar 9930 chromosome 1, Cucumber_9930_V3, whole genome shotgun sequence DNA segment encodes these proteins:
- the LOC105434455 gene encoding uncharacterized protein LOC105434455: MAAIAPVAIGTRGTIGSLVKKEIDYFAKIELETSISSQRSQGPEMASSGCRSSPPTFWQSLMSWRRKTKLTSNRFVTKMCSTFDASRSNRMNKISGLSYTILQNDFHSLHM; this comes from the coding sequence ATGGCTGCAATTGCTCCTGTTGCCATTGGAACTCGAGGAACCATTGGTTCACTCGTCAAGAAGGAAATAGATTATTTTGCCAAGATTGAGCTTGAAACCTCCATCAGCTCACAGAGGTCTCAAGGACCTGAAATGGCTTCGTCTGGCTGTAGAAGTTCACCACCCACCTTCTGGCAATCTTTAATGTCATGGCGAAGGAAGACGAAGCTAACCAGCAATCGCTTTGTTACAAAAATGTGCTCGACTTTTGATGCTTCGAGAAGCAATCGAATGAATAAGATTTCTGGGTTGAGTTATACGATCCTTCAGAATGATTTCCATAGCTTGCACATGTAG
- the LOC101208651 gene encoding phospholipase A I isoform X1 encodes MSWGLGWKRPSEIFHLKLNYGSEEDAENPDRVSSSSSCSSSSSSSSAATTILTQGQELGFRIDLDWSAGDDEDQVALRLQSQLMVALPVPQDAVQVELRYREEAENVDVDMRVLKRREPLRAMTMAKSAGSGQQNDGVGVLTRLLRSSLAPTVPGAADAVIDFGEHWKTVTMLNLSGCGLLALPADLTRLPLLEKLYLENNKLTVLPPELGEIKNLKVLRVDFNFLVSVPVELRQCVGLVELSLEHNKLVRPLLDFRAMAELRVLRLFGNPLEFLPEILPLHKLRHLSLANIRIVADENLRSVDVQIEMENNSYFGASRHKLSAFFSLIFRFSSCHHPLLASALAKIMQDEGNRAVISKDENAIHQLISMISSENRHVVVQACFALSSLAADVSIAMQLMKADIMQPIKSVLKSVSQDEVISVLHVVAKLAFTSDTVAQKMLTKELLKSLKLLCAQKNPEVQRAALLTVGNLAFCLDNRRILVTSEKLRELLLRLTVAPNPRVNKAAARALAILGENENLRRAMKGRQVAKQGLRILSMDGGGMKGLATVQILKEIEKGTGRQIHELFDLICGTSTGGMLAVALGIKQMTLDQCEEIYKNLGKLVFAEPTPKDSEAASWREKLDQLYKSSSQSFRVVVHGSKHSADQFERLLKEMCADEDGDLLIESAVRNPPKVFVVSTLMSMVPAQPFLFRNYQYPVGTPEVPLAISDSSGITVFGSPLASAQDGYKRSAFIGSCKHQVWKAIRASSAAPYYLDDFSDDVNRWQDGAIVANNPTIFAIREAQLLWPDTKIDCLVSIGCGSTPMKVRKGGWRYLDTGQVLIESACSVDRVEEALSTLLPMLPEIHYFRFNPVDERCDMELDETDPAVWLKMEAAVEEYIQSNNLAFKNACERLILPYQHDEKWSENLNSLHFSRVMASSIDENSPSLGWRRNVLLVEASSSPDTGKVMYHARELEAFCSKNGIRISLMQGTSGALKTVPSSTFPTPFTSPLFTGSFPSSPLLYSPDVGPQRLGRIDMVPPLNLDGHLGKGAAFTPESPSGPRELSLPVRALHEKLQNSPQVGIVHLALQNDSSGSILSWRNDVFVVAEPGELAEKFLQSVKLSLLSTMRSHRRKGASLLSNVLTVSDLVALKPYFEIGGIVHRYLGRQTQVMEDNQEIAAYLFRRTVPSLHLSPDDVRWMVGAWRDRIIFCTGTHGPTPALIRAFLDSGAKAVICSSNEPPETQSTTFQTGEYETVENGKFEIGEEEGEDDDAELSSPVSDWEDSDAEKIENYPFDVWDDDEGELSQFVCHLYDSLFRERASVNAALVQALASHRKLRYTCHLPSVQ; translated from the exons aTGTCCTGGGGACTCGGATGGAAACGGCCATCTgagatttttcatttgaaactCAATTATGGTTCGGAAGAGGATGCGGAGAATCCTGATCGTGTCTCCTCCTCCTCATcgtgttcttcttcttcgtcgtCATCGTCGGCAGCGACAACCATTTTGACGCAGGGTCAGGAACTTGGATTTCGGATTGATTTGGATTGGTCGGCTGGGGACGATGAAGATCAGGTGGCTCTCAGGCTTCAGTCTCAGCTCATGGTTGCCTTGCCGGTGCCGCAGGATGCTGTGCAGGTAGAATTGAGGTACCGCGAAGAAGCAGAGAATGTGGATGTAGATATGAGAGTTTTGAAGAGGAGGGAGCCTCTTAGAGCTATGACGATGGCGAAGTCAGCGGGATCGGGGCAGCAGAATGATGGGGTTGGCGTTCTGACGCGGTTGTTGAGGTCGAGTTTGGCACCGACGGTACCAGGGGCTGCCGACGCAGTGATAGATTTTGGCGAGCACTGGAAAACCGTAACCATGCTCAATCTTTCTGGTTGTGGTTTGTTG GCATTGCCTGCAGATTTAACTCGACTGCCACTACTGGAAAAATTATACcttgaaaacaataaactaacgGTTTTGCCGCCTGAGCTTGGTGAGATAAAAAATCTGAAAGTGCTCCGAGTTGATTTCAACTTTCTGGTTTCCGTACCAG TGGAATTGAGGCAGTGTGTTGGACTGGTGGAGCTATCATTGGAACACAACAAACTCGTTAGGCCTCTTCTTGACTTCAG GGCTATGGCTGAGTTGCGTGTTCTTAGACTATTTGGTAACCCTCTTGAATTTCTTCCTGAAATATTGCCATTGCACAAGTTACGCCATCTTTCTCTTGCAAATATCAGAATTGTGGCAGATGAAAACTTGAGATCTGTGGATGTTCAAATAGAG ATGGAAAATAACTCTTATTTTGGTGCATCCAGACATAAGCTTAGTGCCTTCTTCTCCCTTATTTTCCGTTTTTCTTCCTGTCACCACCCTTTGCTAGCATCTGCCCTAGCAAAAATCATGCAAGATGAAGGAAATCGTGCAGTTATTAGTAAAGATGAGAATGCAATTCATCAGCTTATAAGTATGATAAGCAGTGAGAACCGTCATGTG GTTGTACAAGCATGCTTTGCTCTTTCTTCTCTTGCTGCAGATGTCTCCATTGCCATGCAGTTGATGAAAGCAGACATAATGCAGCCCATTAAAAGTGTCCTAAAATCTGTTTCACAGGATGAAGTAATTTCTGTATTGCACGTTGTGGCTAAGTTGGCTTTCACATCTGATACTGTAGCTCAGAAAATGTTGACTAAGGAACTTTTAAAATCCCTGAAGTTGTTGTGTGCCCAGAAAAATCCAGAG GTGCAAAGGGCAGCTTTATTGACAGTTGGAAACTTGGCATTTTGCTTAGACAATCGTCGCATTCTAGTTACTTCTGAAAAGTTGCGCGAACTACTCTTACGCTTGACAGTTGCACCTAACCCACGTGTGAATAAAGCTGCAGCTCGAGCTTTAGCAATCCttg gggagaatgaaaatttacGGCGTGCCATGAAAGGAAGACAAGTAGCAAAGCAAGGACTGCGGATACTCTCAATGGATGGCGGTGGCATGAAAGGTTTGGCAACAGTTCAAATActtaaagaaattgagaagGGGACTGGAAGGCAGATACATGAATTGTTTGATCTTATATGTGGCACATCGACTGGAGGCATGCTCGCTGTTGCCCTGGGGATTAAGCAAATGACTTTGGATCAAtgtgaagaaatatataaaaatcttG GAAAGCTCGTCTTTGCTGAGCCTACACCAAAGGACAGTGAAGCTGCTTCCTGGAGAGAAAAGCTGGATCAACTTTACAAAAGTTCTTCACAGAGTTTCAGAGTTGTTGTCCATGGATCTaaa CATAGCGCTGATCAATTTGAGAGGCTATTGAAGGAAATGTGCGCAGATGAGGATGGGGACCTATTAATAGAATCTGCAGTTAGAAACCCCCCGAAAGTATTTGTTGTGTCAACCTTGATGAGCATGGTACCAGCTCAGCCATTCTTATTCCGCAATTATCAG TATCCTGTCGGAACACCGGAGGTACCTCTTGCAATTTCAGACAGTTCAGGAATTACTGTGTTTGGATCACCTTTGGCCAGTGCCCAAGATGGCTATAAACGCAGTGCTTTCATTGGAAGTTGCAAGCACCAAGTATGGAAAGCTATAAGAGCTTCGTCTGCTGCACCTTACTATCTTGATGATTTTTCAGATG ACGTAAATCGCTGGCAAGATGGAGCCATTGTGGCAAACAATCCTACTATCTTTGCCATCAGAGAAGCACAACTTCTATGGCCTGACACAAAAATTGACTGCTTAGTTTCCATTGGCTGTGGCTCTACTCCAATGAAG GTGAGGAAAGGTGGATGGCGTTATTTAGACACTGGACAAGTGCTTATTGAGAGTGCATGCTCTGTGGACCGAGTGGAGGAAGCCTTGAGTACGTTGTTACCTATGCTGCCTGAAATACATTATTTCCGGTTTAACCCAG TGGATGAACGATGTGACATGGAACTGGACGAAACTGATCCAGCAGTGTGGCTAAAGATGGAAGCTGCAGTTGAGGAGTATATCCAAAGTAATAATCTGGCCTTCAAGAATGCCTGTGAAAGATTAATCTTGCCTTATCAACATGATGAGAAGTGGTCGGAGAACTTAAATTCACTTCATTTCTCCAGAGTCATGGCATCATCCATAG ATGAAAATAGCCCTTCTTTGGGTTGGAGACGGAATGTACTACTGGTTGAAGCTTCCAGTAGTCCTGATACTGGAAAAGTTATGTATCATGCTCGTGAACTTGAAGCATTTTGTTCCAAAAATGGAATTCGAATATCCCTTATGCAAGGAACATCTGGGGCTTTGAAGACTGTTCCTTCATCAACATTCCCAACACCTTTTACATCCCCCTTGTTTACTGGAAGCTTTCCATCAAGCCCACTTCTTTATAGTCCTGATGTTGGACCTCAAAGGCTTGGTCGAATTGATATGGTCCCACCGTTAAACTTAGATGGTCATTTGGGTAAAGGAGCAGCATTCACCCCCGAGTCTCCTTCAGGACCCAGAGAACTCTCCTTGCCTGTACGGGCATTGCATGAGAAGTTACAAAATTCACCTCAAGTGGGCATTGTACATTTAGCCCTTCAAAATGACTCATCCGGCTCAATATTAAG TTGGCGAAATGATGTTTTTGTAGTTGCAGAACCCGGGGAACTTGCAGAGAAATTTCTACAAAGTGTTAAGCTTAGTTTGTTGTCCACCATGCGGAGTCATCGTAGAAAGGGCGCATCATTGCTTTCCAATGTCTTGACTGTGTCGGATTTGGTAGCGCTCAAACCCTACTTCGAAATTGGAGGTATCGTCCATCGTTATTTAGGACGACAAACCCAA GTTATGGAGGATAACCAAGAAATTGCAGCTTACTTGTTTCGTAGAACTGTTCCTTCCTTGCACTTATCACCTGATGATGTTCGTTGGATG GTTGGTGCTTGGAGGGACAGGATCATTTTCTGCACCGGAACTCATGGGCCAACCCCAGCTTTAATCAGAGCCTTTTTGGATTCTGGAGCTAAAGCTGTAATATGTTCTTCAAACGAACCCCCCGAAACACAATCAACAACATTCCAAACAGGGGAATACGAAACTGTGGAAAATGGGAAGTTTGAGATTGGGGAAGAGGAGGGAGAAGATGACGATGCGGAGCTTTCTAGTCCGGTAAGTGACTGGGAAGACAGTGATGctgagaaaattgaaaattatccGTTTGATGTCTGGGATGATGACGAAGGGGAACTTTCACAGTTTGTTTGTCACTTGTACGACTCATTATTCCGAGAGCGTGCAAGTGTAAATGCTGCTTTAGTTCAAGCTCTTGCTTCGCATAGGAAGTTAAGGTATACATGCCATCTCCCTAGTGTCCAATAA
- the LOC101212327 gene encoding tobamovirus multiplication protein 1: MTRLQLNLTTTMEMGVTASSWWNDINESTFWQDRIFYSLCAVYALVSAVALIQLIRIELRVPEYGWTTQKVFHLMNFIVNGVRAIVFGLHKQVFLLQPKVLLLLLLELPGLLFFSTYTLLVLFWAEIYHQARSLPTDKLRTVYISINSVIYLIQVCIWIYIGVNDNSVVEFIGKIFIAVVSFIAALGFLIYGGRLFFMLRRFPIESKGRRKKLHEVGSVTAICFTCFLIRCFVVALSAFDADASLDVLDHPLLNFIYYLLVEILPSALVLYILRKLPPKRISAQYHPIR, encoded by the exons ATGACGAGATTGCAGCTGAACTTGACGACGACCATGGAGATGGGAGTTACGGCATCCAGCTGGTGGAATGACATCAACGAATCTACTTTTTGGCAGGATCGGATTTTCTACTCTCTTTGTGCTGTATATGCGCTAGTCTCCGCCGTTGCTTtg ATTCAACTGATAAGGATCGAATTGAGAGTTCCAGAATATGGCTGGACGACACAGAAAGTTTTCCATCTCATGAATTTCATTGTCAATGGAG TACGTGCAATTGTGTTTGGGCTCCACAAGCAAGTGTTTCTTTTGCAACCAAAG GTTCTACTATTGTTATTGTTGGAACTTCCTGggcttctttttttctcaacgTACACACTCCTGGTCCTCTTCTGGGCAGAGATATACCACCAG GCAAGAAGTCTGCCAACAGATAAACTAAGAACAGTTTACATTTCAATCAACAGTGTGATATATCTCATACAG GTTTGCATTTGGATATACATCGGAGTGAATGACAACAGTGTGGTAGAATTCATtggaaaaattttcattgcAG TGGTATCGTTCATAGCTGCATTAGGCTTCTTGATATACGGTGGAAG ATTGTTTTTCATGCTTAGACGTTTTCCAATTGAATCTAAAGGGAGAAGGAAGAAACTTCATGAG GTTGGATCTGTAACTGCCATATGCTTTACTTGCTTCCTCATTCGATGCTTTGTG GTTGCTTTATCGGCTTTTGACGCTGATGCATCACTTGATGTTTTAGATCACCCTCTTCTGAATTTCATCTACTACTTG TTGGTCGAAATTCTGCCTTCAGCATTAGTGCTTTACATATTACGCAAATTGCCTCCTAAGAGAATATCAGCTCAGTACCACCCCATTCGTTAG
- the LOC101208651 gene encoding phospholipase A I isoform X2, whose translation MAELRVLRLFGNPLEFLPEILPLHKLRHLSLANIRIVADENLRSVDVQIEMENNSYFGASRHKLSAFFSLIFRFSSCHHPLLASALAKIMQDEGNRAVISKDENAIHQLISMISSENRHVVVQACFALSSLAADVSIAMQLMKADIMQPIKSVLKSVSQDEVISVLHVVAKLAFTSDTVAQKMLTKELLKSLKLLCAQKNPEVQRAALLTVGNLAFCLDNRRILVTSEKLRELLLRLTVAPNPRVNKAAARALAILGENENLRRAMKGRQVAKQGLRILSMDGGGMKGLATVQILKEIEKGTGRQIHELFDLICGTSTGGMLAVALGIKQMTLDQCEEIYKNLGKLVFAEPTPKDSEAASWREKLDQLYKSSSQSFRVVVHGSKHSADQFERLLKEMCADEDGDLLIESAVRNPPKVFVVSTLMSMVPAQPFLFRNYQYPVGTPEVPLAISDSSGITVFGSPLASAQDGYKRSAFIGSCKHQVWKAIRASSAAPYYLDDFSDDVNRWQDGAIVANNPTIFAIREAQLLWPDTKIDCLVSIGCGSTPMKVRKGGWRYLDTGQVLIESACSVDRVEEALSTLLPMLPEIHYFRFNPVDERCDMELDETDPAVWLKMEAAVEEYIQSNNLAFKNACERLILPYQHDEKWSENLNSLHFSRVMASSIDENSPSLGWRRNVLLVEASSSPDTGKVMYHARELEAFCSKNGIRISLMQGTSGALKTVPSSTFPTPFTSPLFTGSFPSSPLLYSPDVGPQRLGRIDMVPPLNLDGHLGKGAAFTPESPSGPRELSLPVRALHEKLQNSPQVGIVHLALQNDSSGSILSWRNDVFVVAEPGELAEKFLQSVKLSLLSTMRSHRRKGASLLSNVLTVSDLVALKPYFEIGGIVHRYLGRQTQVMEDNQEIAAYLFRRTVPSLHLSPDDVRWMVGAWRDRIIFCTGTHGPTPALIRAFLDSGAKAVICSSNEPPETQSTTFQTGEYETVENGKFEIGEEEGEDDDAELSSPVSDWEDSDAEKIENYPFDVWDDDEGELSQFVCHLYDSLFRERASVNAALVQALASHRKLRYTCHLPSVQ comes from the exons ATGGCTGAGTTGCGTGTTCTTAGACTATTTGGTAACCCTCTTGAATTTCTTCCTGAAATATTGCCATTGCACAAGTTACGCCATCTTTCTCTTGCAAATATCAGAATTGTGGCAGATGAAAACTTGAGATCTGTGGATGTTCAAATAGAG ATGGAAAATAACTCTTATTTTGGTGCATCCAGACATAAGCTTAGTGCCTTCTTCTCCCTTATTTTCCGTTTTTCTTCCTGTCACCACCCTTTGCTAGCATCTGCCCTAGCAAAAATCATGCAAGATGAAGGAAATCGTGCAGTTATTAGTAAAGATGAGAATGCAATTCATCAGCTTATAAGTATGATAAGCAGTGAGAACCGTCATGTG GTTGTACAAGCATGCTTTGCTCTTTCTTCTCTTGCTGCAGATGTCTCCATTGCCATGCAGTTGATGAAAGCAGACATAATGCAGCCCATTAAAAGTGTCCTAAAATCTGTTTCACAGGATGAAGTAATTTCTGTATTGCACGTTGTGGCTAAGTTGGCTTTCACATCTGATACTGTAGCTCAGAAAATGTTGACTAAGGAACTTTTAAAATCCCTGAAGTTGTTGTGTGCCCAGAAAAATCCAGAG GTGCAAAGGGCAGCTTTATTGACAGTTGGAAACTTGGCATTTTGCTTAGACAATCGTCGCATTCTAGTTACTTCTGAAAAGTTGCGCGAACTACTCTTACGCTTGACAGTTGCACCTAACCCACGTGTGAATAAAGCTGCAGCTCGAGCTTTAGCAATCCttg gggagaatgaaaatttacGGCGTGCCATGAAAGGAAGACAAGTAGCAAAGCAAGGACTGCGGATACTCTCAATGGATGGCGGTGGCATGAAAGGTTTGGCAACAGTTCAAATActtaaagaaattgagaagGGGACTGGAAGGCAGATACATGAATTGTTTGATCTTATATGTGGCACATCGACTGGAGGCATGCTCGCTGTTGCCCTGGGGATTAAGCAAATGACTTTGGATCAAtgtgaagaaatatataaaaatcttG GAAAGCTCGTCTTTGCTGAGCCTACACCAAAGGACAGTGAAGCTGCTTCCTGGAGAGAAAAGCTGGATCAACTTTACAAAAGTTCTTCACAGAGTTTCAGAGTTGTTGTCCATGGATCTaaa CATAGCGCTGATCAATTTGAGAGGCTATTGAAGGAAATGTGCGCAGATGAGGATGGGGACCTATTAATAGAATCTGCAGTTAGAAACCCCCCGAAAGTATTTGTTGTGTCAACCTTGATGAGCATGGTACCAGCTCAGCCATTCTTATTCCGCAATTATCAG TATCCTGTCGGAACACCGGAGGTACCTCTTGCAATTTCAGACAGTTCAGGAATTACTGTGTTTGGATCACCTTTGGCCAGTGCCCAAGATGGCTATAAACGCAGTGCTTTCATTGGAAGTTGCAAGCACCAAGTATGGAAAGCTATAAGAGCTTCGTCTGCTGCACCTTACTATCTTGATGATTTTTCAGATG ACGTAAATCGCTGGCAAGATGGAGCCATTGTGGCAAACAATCCTACTATCTTTGCCATCAGAGAAGCACAACTTCTATGGCCTGACACAAAAATTGACTGCTTAGTTTCCATTGGCTGTGGCTCTACTCCAATGAAG GTGAGGAAAGGTGGATGGCGTTATTTAGACACTGGACAAGTGCTTATTGAGAGTGCATGCTCTGTGGACCGAGTGGAGGAAGCCTTGAGTACGTTGTTACCTATGCTGCCTGAAATACATTATTTCCGGTTTAACCCAG TGGATGAACGATGTGACATGGAACTGGACGAAACTGATCCAGCAGTGTGGCTAAAGATGGAAGCTGCAGTTGAGGAGTATATCCAAAGTAATAATCTGGCCTTCAAGAATGCCTGTGAAAGATTAATCTTGCCTTATCAACATGATGAGAAGTGGTCGGAGAACTTAAATTCACTTCATTTCTCCAGAGTCATGGCATCATCCATAG ATGAAAATAGCCCTTCTTTGGGTTGGAGACGGAATGTACTACTGGTTGAAGCTTCCAGTAGTCCTGATACTGGAAAAGTTATGTATCATGCTCGTGAACTTGAAGCATTTTGTTCCAAAAATGGAATTCGAATATCCCTTATGCAAGGAACATCTGGGGCTTTGAAGACTGTTCCTTCATCAACATTCCCAACACCTTTTACATCCCCCTTGTTTACTGGAAGCTTTCCATCAAGCCCACTTCTTTATAGTCCTGATGTTGGACCTCAAAGGCTTGGTCGAATTGATATGGTCCCACCGTTAAACTTAGATGGTCATTTGGGTAAAGGAGCAGCATTCACCCCCGAGTCTCCTTCAGGACCCAGAGAACTCTCCTTGCCTGTACGGGCATTGCATGAGAAGTTACAAAATTCACCTCAAGTGGGCATTGTACATTTAGCCCTTCAAAATGACTCATCCGGCTCAATATTAAG TTGGCGAAATGATGTTTTTGTAGTTGCAGAACCCGGGGAACTTGCAGAGAAATTTCTACAAAGTGTTAAGCTTAGTTTGTTGTCCACCATGCGGAGTCATCGTAGAAAGGGCGCATCATTGCTTTCCAATGTCTTGACTGTGTCGGATTTGGTAGCGCTCAAACCCTACTTCGAAATTGGAGGTATCGTCCATCGTTATTTAGGACGACAAACCCAA GTTATGGAGGATAACCAAGAAATTGCAGCTTACTTGTTTCGTAGAACTGTTCCTTCCTTGCACTTATCACCTGATGATGTTCGTTGGATG GTTGGTGCTTGGAGGGACAGGATCATTTTCTGCACCGGAACTCATGGGCCAACCCCAGCTTTAATCAGAGCCTTTTTGGATTCTGGAGCTAAAGCTGTAATATGTTCTTCAAACGAACCCCCCGAAACACAATCAACAACATTCCAAACAGGGGAATACGAAACTGTGGAAAATGGGAAGTTTGAGATTGGGGAAGAGGAGGGAGAAGATGACGATGCGGAGCTTTCTAGTCCGGTAAGTGACTGGGAAGACAGTGATGctgagaaaattgaaaattatccGTTTGATGTCTGGGATGATGACGAAGGGGAACTTTCACAGTTTGTTTGTCACTTGTACGACTCATTATTCCGAGAGCGTGCAAGTGTAAATGCTGCTTTAGTTCAAGCTCTTGCTTCGCATAGGAAGTTAAGGTATACATGCCATCTCCCTAGTGTCCAATAA
- the LOC101212082 gene encoding pentatricopeptide repeat-containing protein At1g61870, mitochondrial: MALLYRLRSAFPSNSTYINYRLHYRSLSTILSPDSSNPLSAKQKSRAALSLLKTEENPERIIDICRAASLTPEFHLDRIAFSVAISKLSKFKHFDGIRRFLEELKSRPDLKNERFACHAIVLYGQANMLDHAIRTFKQIDELGVRHSVKTLNALLFACNLAKDYKELKRVYMEFPKIYGIEPDIDTYNRVIKAFSESGSSSSVSSIVAEMDRKDVKPNATTFANWLAGCYMEEKFEDVEKVLNLMEKYGVRRGVATYNARIRSLCKLKRSTEAKALFDGMLSRGMDPNSVTYCELIHGFCKEGNLDEAKSIFKRMINSGCQPDSECYFTLTYFLCRGGDYETAFKICLESMKKGWVPNFSTMKSLVDGLVSISKVEEAKQLIGQIKERFSKNVEKWSEIEAGLPQ, translated from the coding sequence ATGGCGCTTCTCTATCGCCTCCGTTCTGCTTTCCCTTCGAACTCGACTTATATCAACTATCGTCTTCACTACCGTTCTCTCTCCACAATCCTTTCTCCTGATTCCTCTAATCCCTTGTCAGCGAAACAGAAGTCCAGGGCTGCACTGTCCCTACTGAAAACGGAGGAAAATCCTGAGCGCATTATTGATATTTGCCGAGCTGCTAGTCTCACTCCAGAATTTCATCTCGATCGTATCGCTTTCTCTGTTGCCATTTCCAAGCTCTCAAAATTTAAGCATTTCGATGGGATTCGCCGGTTCCTCGAGGAATTGAAATCTCGTCCCGATTTGAAGAACGAGCGTTTTGCTTGCCACGCTATTGTTCTTTATGGCCAGGCTAATATGCTTGATCATGCTATTAGAACTTTCAAGCAAATTGATGAACTGGGTGTGCGTCATTCGGTTAAAACGCTAAATGCATTGCTATTTGCTTGTAATTTAGCTAAGGATTACAAGGAACTGAAACGGGTTTATATGGAGTTCCCTAAGATTTATGGAATCGAACCGGATATCGATACTTATAACAGAGTGATTAAGGCGTTTTCGGAGTCGGGTTCGTCGAGTTCAGTGTCTTCGATTGTGGCAGAGATGGACAGGAAGGATGTCAAACCAAATGCGACTACTTTTGCGAATTGGCTTGCTGGGTGCTACATGGAAGAGAAGTTTGAGGATGTTGAGAAGGTCCTAAATTTGATGGAGAAATATGGCGTGCGACGTGGAGTTGCTACATATAATGCAAGAATACGCAGTCTTTGCAAATTGAAGAGATCAACAGAAGCAAAAGCTTTATTTGATGGGATGTTATCCAGAGGTATGGATCCAAACTCTGTTACATATTGTGAATTGATTCATGGATTCTGTAAGGAAGGAAATCTAGATGAAGCTAAgagcatttttaaaagaatgatCAACAGCGGTTGCCAACCAGACAGTGAGTGCTATTTCACTTTGACTTACTTCCTTTGTCGAGGAGGAGATTATGAAACAGCATTCAAGATCTGTTTGGAGAGCATGAAGAAGGGGTGGGTTCCAAATTTCAGTACAATGAAGTCTCTTGTTGATGGGCTAGTTAGTATTTCGAAGGTCGAAGAGGCAAAGCAACTTATTGGGCAAATCAAAGAGAGGTTCTCAAAGAATGTTGAGAAGTGGAGTGAAATTGAAGCTGGATTACCTCAGTGA